From a single Streptomyces liliifuscus genomic region:
- a CDS encoding RelA/SpoT family protein, with product MPDEAQPLTAAKPEKSAAPAGTPAPPASAPAKNGSAEPAAGAKAAERPRPEPAAPERQAPASAARPTAGQPARSGGGSSNRVRARLARLGVQRSNPYNPVLEPLLRIVRSNDPKIETSTLRQVERAYQVAERWHRGQKRKSGDPYITHPLAVTTILAELGMDPATLMAGLLHDTVEDTEYGLDTLKRDFGDQVALLVDGVTKLDKVKFGEAAQAETVRKMVVAMAKDPRVLVIKLADRLHNMRTMRYLKREKQEKKARETLEIYAPLAHRLGMNTIKWELEDLAFAILYPKMYDEIVRLVAERAPKRDEYLAIVTDEVQSDLRAARIKATVTGRPKHYYSVYQKMIVRGRDFAEIYDLVGIRVLVDTVRDCYAALGTVHARWNPVPGRFKDYIAMPKFNMYQSLHTTVIGPNGKPVELQIRTFDMHRRAEYGIAAHWKYKQEPSAGASKVRTDAPKGLGKDKDAVNDMAWLRQLLDWQKETEDPSEFLESLRFDLSRNEVFVFTPKGDVIALPAGATPVDFAYAVHTEVGHRTIGARVNGRLVPLESTLDNGDLVEVFTSKAAGAGPSRDWLGFVKSPRARNKIRAWFSKERRDEAIEQGKDAIARAMRKQNLPIQRILTGDSLVTLAHEMRYPDISSLYAAIGEGHVAAQNVVQKLVQALGGEEAATEEIDESVPPARGRGRKRRSNADPGVVVKGVDDVWVKLARCCTPVPGDPIMGFVTRGSGVSVHRTDCVNVDSLSREPERILEVEWAPTQSSVFLVAIQVEALDRSRLLSDVTRVLSDQHVNILSAAVQTSRDRVATSRFTFEMGDPKHLGHVLKAVRGVEGVYDVYRVTSARRP from the coding sequence TTGCCAGACGAGGCCCAGCCACTCACCGCCGCCAAGCCCGAGAAGTCCGCGGCGCCCGCAGGCACGCCCGCACCGCCCGCGAGCGCGCCCGCGAAGAACGGCTCCGCCGAGCCCGCGGCCGGAGCCAAGGCGGCCGAGCGGCCACGCCCCGAGCCGGCCGCCCCCGAGCGTCAGGCACCCGCGTCCGCGGCCCGTCCCACGGCCGGCCAGCCCGCACGCTCCGGCGGCGGCTCCTCCAACCGCGTGCGCGCCCGGCTGGCCCGTCTCGGAGTCCAGCGGTCCAACCCGTACAACCCGGTCCTGGAGCCCCTGCTGCGGATAGTGCGCAGCAACGACCCGAAGATCGAGACGTCCACGCTCCGCCAGGTCGAGCGCGCCTACCAGGTCGCCGAGCGCTGGCACCGCGGCCAGAAGCGCAAGAGCGGCGACCCGTACATCACGCACCCGCTCGCCGTGACGACGATCCTCGCCGAGCTGGGCATGGACCCGGCCACGCTCATGGCGGGCCTGCTGCACGACACCGTCGAGGACACCGAGTACGGCCTGGACACCCTCAAGCGGGACTTCGGCGACCAGGTCGCGCTGCTCGTCGACGGCGTCACCAAGCTCGACAAGGTCAAGTTCGGCGAGGCCGCGCAGGCCGAGACCGTCCGCAAGATGGTCGTCGCCATGGCCAAGGACCCGCGCGTCCTGGTCATCAAGCTCGCCGACCGTCTGCACAACATGCGCACGATGCGCTACCTCAAGCGCGAGAAGCAGGAGAAGAAGGCCCGCGAGACGCTGGAGATCTACGCTCCGCTGGCGCACCGCCTGGGCATGAACACCATCAAGTGGGAGCTGGAGGACCTCGCCTTCGCGATCCTCTACCCCAAGATGTACGACGAGATCGTGCGCCTGGTCGCCGAGCGCGCCCCCAAGCGCGACGAGTACCTCGCCATAGTGACCGACGAGGTCCAGTCCGACCTGCGCGCGGCCCGCATCAAGGCGACCGTCACCGGCCGCCCGAAGCACTACTACAGCGTCTACCAGAAGATGATCGTCCGCGGCCGTGACTTCGCGGAGATCTACGACCTGGTGGGCATCCGAGTCCTCGTCGACACGGTCCGCGACTGCTATGCGGCGCTGGGCACGGTCCACGCCCGCTGGAACCCGGTTCCGGGGCGGTTCAAGGACTACATCGCGATGCCCAAGTTCAACATGTACCAGTCGCTGCACACGACGGTGATCGGTCCGAACGGCAAACCGGTCGAACTCCAGATCCGTACGTTCGACATGCACCGCCGCGCCGAGTACGGCATCGCCGCGCACTGGAAGTACAAGCAGGAGCCGTCCGCCGGCGCCTCCAAGGTGCGCACGGACGCGCCCAAGGGACTCGGCAAGGACAAGGACGCCGTCAACGACATGGCGTGGCTGCGCCAGTTGCTCGACTGGCAGAAGGAGACCGAGGACCCCAGCGAGTTCCTGGAGTCCCTGCGCTTCGACCTGTCCCGCAACGAGGTCTTCGTCTTCACGCCGAAGGGCGACGTCATAGCGCTCCCGGCCGGGGCGACGCCGGTGGACTTCGCGTACGCGGTCCACACGGAGGTCGGCCACCGGACCATAGGAGCGAGGGTCAACGGACGCCTCGTACCGCTCGAATCCACCCTGGACAACGGCGACCTGGTCGAGGTCTTCACCTCGAAGGCCGCCGGCGCGGGCCCGTCCCGCGACTGGCTGGGCTTCGTGAAGTCCCCGCGCGCCCGCAACAAGATCAGGGCCTGGTTCTCCAAGGAGCGCCGCGACGAGGCGATCGAGCAGGGCAAGGACGCCATCGCGCGCGCCATGCGCAAGCAGAACCTGCCGATCCAGCGCATCCTCACCGGCGACTCGCTGGTCACGCTCGCGCACGAGATGCGCTACCCCGACATCTCGTCCCTGTACGCGGCGATCGGCGAGGGCCATGTGGCCGCGCAGAACGTGGTGCAGAAGCTCGTCCAGGCGCTCGGCGGCGAGGAGGCGGCCACCGAGGAGATCGACGAGAGCGTCCCGCCCGCCCGCGGCCGCGGCCGCAAACGCCGGTCGAACGCCGACCCGGGCGTCGTCGTCAAGGGCGTCGACGACGTGTGGGTCAAGCTCGCCCGCTGTTGTACGCCCGTGCCCGGCGACCCGATCATGGGCTTCGTCACGCGCGGCAGCGGCGTATCGGTCCACCGCACCGACTGCGTCAACGTCGACTCGCTGTCCCGCGAACCCGAGCGCATCCTCGAGGTCGAGTGGGCGCCCACCCAGTCCTCGGTCTTCCTGGTCGCCATCCAGGTGGAGGCGCTGGACCGCTCACGGCTCCTGTCGGACGTCACCAGGGTCCTGTCCGACCAGCACGTCAACATCCTGTCGGCGGCCGTCCAGACGTCCCGCGACCGGGTGGCCACCTCCCGCTTCACCTTCGAGATGGGCGACCCGAAGCACCTGGGCCACGTCCTGAAGGCGGTCAGGGGAGTCGAGGGCGTGTACGACGTGTACCGGGTGACATCGGCGCGCAGACCGTAA
- a CDS encoding DUF349 domain-containing protein, with protein MSSDPWGRVDETGTVYVRTADGEQVVGSWQAGSPDEALAYFERKYEGLVVEIGLLERRVKTTDLSAKDAQIAIDHIREQVDAHHAVGDLDALKVRLDKLVETVEARREERKAQRAKQSDEARHSKEALVTEAEELAQSDQWRAAGERLRALVDTWKGLPRLDRKSDDELWHRFSHARSAFSKRRKAHFASLDAQREEARKTKEKLVAEAESLSGSTDWGPTAARYRELMADWKAAGRAQREHEDDLWNRFRGAQDVFFAARSSVFAERDAEQTENLKLKEELAEEAEKLLPVHDLKAARAAFRSINERWEAIGHVPRDARPKVEGRMHTVERALQESEDAEWRRTNPEARARAEGLTGQLQAAVDKLRGQIESARSSGNNARADKLQKELDGRQALLEQALKGLQEFGG; from the coding sequence GTGAGCAGCGACCCATGGGGCCGCGTCGACGAGACGGGGACCGTGTACGTGCGTACGGCCGACGGCGAGCAGGTCGTCGGTTCCTGGCAGGCCGGTTCTCCCGACGAGGCACTGGCCTACTTCGAGCGCAAGTACGAGGGCCTGGTCGTGGAGATCGGCCTCCTCGAGCGACGAGTGAAGACCACCGACCTGTCCGCGAAGGACGCCCAGATCGCCATCGACCACATTCGCGAGCAGGTGGACGCCCACCACGCGGTCGGGGATCTGGACGCGCTGAAGGTACGGCTGGACAAGCTCGTCGAGACGGTCGAGGCACGCCGCGAGGAGCGCAAGGCCCAGCGGGCGAAGCAGTCCGACGAGGCCCGGCACTCCAAGGAGGCGCTGGTCACCGAGGCGGAGGAGCTGGCCCAGTCCGACCAGTGGCGGGCCGCCGGTGAGCGGCTGCGGGCGCTCGTGGACACCTGGAAGGGTCTGCCTCGGCTCGACCGGAAGTCCGACGACGAGCTGTGGCACCGCTTCTCGCACGCGCGCTCGGCGTTCTCCAAGCGCCGCAAGGCGCACTTCGCGTCGCTCGACGCGCAGCGCGAGGAGGCCCGCAAGACCAAGGAGAAGCTGGTCGCGGAGGCCGAGTCGCTGTCCGGCTCGACGGACTGGGGTCCGACGGCCGCCCGCTACCGCGAGCTGATGGCGGACTGGAAGGCCGCGGGCCGTGCCCAGCGCGAGCACGAGGACGATCTGTGGAACCGTTTCCGCGGTGCCCAGGACGTGTTCTTCGCGGCGCGCAGCTCGGTCTTCGCCGAGCGGGACGCGGAGCAGACGGAGAACCTGAAGCTCAAGGAGGAGCTGGCCGAGGAGGCCGAGAAGCTCCTCCCGGTGCACGACCTGAAGGCGGCGCGGGCCGCCTTCCGCTCGATCAACGAGCGGTGGGAGGCCATCGGCCATGTGCCGCGTGACGCCCGCCCGAAGGTCGAGGGCCGGATGCACACGGTGGAGCGGGCCCTCCAGGAGTCCGAGGACGCCGAGTGGCGCCGGACGAACCCGGAGGCACGCGCGCGTGCCGAGGGTCTGACCGGGCAGCTCCAGGCGGCCGTGGACAAGCTCCGGGGCCAGATCGAGTCTGCGCGGTCCTCCGGCAACAACGCGCGGGCGGACAAGCTCCAGAAGGAGCTCGACGGCCGCCAGGCGCTCCTTGAGCAGGCTCTGAAGGGTCTGCAGGAGTTCGGCGGCTGA
- a CDS encoding peptidylprolyl isomerase, producing the protein MVTQEQRRRQLAREKFLRQQQRRTSARRKAHARNAVIASVLGVVVVGSVVSYATGVFKSDDNKSDAAAEASPSPSAPSKAPDPCEKAAAGKVKSLSYKKEPAMTVDKSADYTMKLQTTCGTIDIDMPASKAPRTVNSFNFLVGKGYLDHTKCHRLTTNGIFVLQCGDPQGTGMGGPGYTIPDENLKDKRLKGGVYPAGTVAMANQYNAQTKEGRNSGGSQFFLVYQDSPLPANYTPFGTISESGMKVMEKIAKAGESTGQGDGAPNATVVIDKATVTKS; encoded by the coding sequence GTGGTCACCCAGGAACAGCGGCGGCGTCAGCTCGCCCGGGAGAAGTTCTTGCGGCAACAGCAGCGGCGCACGTCCGCTCGGCGCAAGGCCCACGCTCGCAACGCGGTGATCGCGTCGGTCCTCGGCGTCGTCGTCGTGGGCAGCGTGGTGTCGTACGCGACCGGGGTCTTCAAGAGCGACGACAACAAGTCGGACGCGGCGGCCGAGGCCAGCCCGAGCCCCTCCGCGCCCAGCAAGGCACCGGACCCCTGCGAGAAGGCCGCGGCGGGCAAGGTGAAGTCGCTGAGCTACAAGAAGGAGCCGGCGATGACCGTCGACAAGTCGGCGGACTACACGATGAAGCTGCAGACGACCTGCGGCACGATAGACATCGACATGCCGGCCTCGAAGGCCCCGCGCACCGTGAACTCGTTCAACTTCCTGGTGGGCAAGGGCTATCTGGACCACACCAAGTGCCACCGCCTGACCACGAACGGCATCTTCGTGCTGCAGTGCGGCGACCCGCAGGGCACCGGCATGGGCGGTCCCGGCTACACGATTCCGGACGAGAACCTCAAGGACAAGCGCCTCAAGGGCGGCGTGTATCCGGCGGGCACGGTGGCGATGGCCAACCAGTACAACGCGCAGACGAAGGAAGGCCGCAACTCCGGCGGCAGCCAGTTCTTCCTCGTGTACCAGGACAGTCCGTTGCCGGCCAACTACACACCGTTCGGCACTATTTCCGAATCGGGCATGAAGGTCATGGAGAAAATCGCCAAGGCCGGCGAGAGCACTGGCCAGGGCGACGGCGCACCCAATGCGACCGTCGTGATCGACAAGGCGACCGTAACGAAATCCTGA